From the genome of Drosophila melanogaster chromosome 2L, one region includes:
- the CG4691 gene encoding uncharacterized protein, translated as MLAKSKPLIGMSHLLQKQVLGFLPPSSFRHFNSEGNLYSQDGWESGYPAPLLPRKDLKPLEKKDRSKVYDACWQTTRRTEYKCRSDPEFQMHAFIDSRKSCLEDPCATEMLAIDLTHYKPSDMGKRKYPRTWFECVVKRRKRKAHCVPVPPPMPRRKRKSKKPRCPEDLCVLGKLELNLIKPCVKESSKCPRFRMPNCCVAARDPPKCRRPFRRCGQRPKTKYPSFSECRRDPFPDPRPIECNCLLKPAICDMWRHYRRRFG; from the coding sequence atgcttgCCAAAAGCAAACCGCTGATTGGCATGTCTCACTTGCTGCAAAAGCAGGTTTTAGGCTTTCTGCCTCCGTCTTCGTTTCGCCACTTTAACTCCGAGGGCAATTTGTACTCCCAGGATGGCTGGGAGAGTGGCTATCCGGCGCCCTTGCTGCCGCGCAAGGACCTAAAGCCGTTGGAGAAGAAAGACAGATCAAAGGTATACGATGCCTGTTGGCAAACGACGCGGCGGACCGAATACAAGTGCCGTTCGGATCCAGAGTTTCAGATGCACGCCTTTATCGATTCGCGCAAAAGTTGTTTAGAAGACCCCTGCGCCACCGAGATGTTGGCCATCGATCTCACCCACTATAAGCCCTCGGACATGGGCAAACGAAAGTATCCGCGCACCTGGTTCGAATGTGTGGTCAAGCGGCGGAAGCGGAAGGCCCACTGCGTCCCCGTACCGCCACCGATGCCGCGGCGCAAGCGCAAGTCGAAAAAGCCCCGCTGCCCCGAGGATTTGTGTGTATTGGGCAAACTGGAGCTTAACCTCATCAAACCCTGCGTTAAGGAATCATCGAAATGTCCGCGCTTCAGAATGCCCAACTGCTGTGTGGCCGCCCGCGATCCGCCCAAGTGCCGTCGTCCCTTTAGACGTTGTGGCCAGAGACCCAAGACCAAGTATCCAAGTTTCTCCGAGTGTCGACGCGATCCCTTCCCGGATCCTCGACCCATCGAGTGCAACTGCCTGCTCAAGCCGGCCATCTGCGATATGTGGCGCCACTACCGCCGCCGATTTGGCTAA
- the CSN1a gene encoding COP9 signalosome subunit 1a, with protein MDNGEETMLHLPSYADRYTDIPRLIRLKFIAQVCPELSVLALELALNHVKTTYNVKLYDELYKTLCVEVDRKYPNQSKGNEELHTTGGSEPSTSSGRGRVVVPYDSYWVEDNIMEATLMLQELDAELNFKKSNSGSSYVRRILEEIGDHHEKSGNLQMAVKFYARARPYCTSSENVINMFRNLIRVSIYMENWWHVLTYIDEAKQYAYGFENLAQEVPARLSCVAGLAHLGLKIYKSAAQYFLSTPYGRYDYDKIVAPEDVTLYAGLCALATFDRETLQLNAINSEAFKPFFQLSPKMWTILAKFYAGEFDACMTLLREIENHVRLDVYLSPHVSALYDLIMARMLKKRNREVMTESVKKRKSR; from the coding sequence ATGGATAATGGGGAGGAGACCATGTTGCATCTGCCCAGCTATGCTGATCGCTATACGGACATTCCCCGGCTTATCCGATTGAAGTTCATTGCCCAGGTCTGTCCGGAGCTAAGTGTTCTTGCCCTCGAGTTGGCCCTCAATCATGTGAAGACCACCTACAATGTCAAGTTGTACGACGAACTCTACAAAACACTGTGCGTTGAGGTGGACAGGAAGTACCCCAACCAGTCCAAGGGGAACGAAGAACTTCATACCACTGGTGGAAGCGAGCCAAGTACGTCGAGTGGCAGGGGGAGAGTTGTGGTTCCCTATGATTCCTACTGGGTGGAGGACAACATTATGGAGGCCACTCTGATGCTTCAGGAACTAGACGCCGAACTGAACTTCAAGAAATCGAATTCGGGCAGCTCCTATGTGCGACGCATTCTAGAGGAGATCGGGGATCACCACGAGAAGAGTGGAAACTTGCAGATGGCGGTCAAGTTTTATGCTCGAGCCAGGCCCTACTGTACCAGCAGCGAGAATGTCATCAATATGTTCCGGAATCTGATTAGGGTATCAATTTATATGGAAAATTGGTGGCATGTCCTCACCTACATTGACGAGGCCAAGCAGTATGCCTATGGCTTTGAAAATCTGGCCCAGGAGGTTCCAGCACGTCTAAGCTGCGTCGCCGGTTTGGCTCATTTGGGCCTAAAGATATACAAGTCTGCTGCCCAATATTTCCTGAGTACTCCGTATGGGCGTTACGACTACGATAAAATCGTGGCACCCGAAGATGTTACTTTATATGCTGGCCTTTGCGCTCTAGCCACTTTCGATCGGGAAACCTTACAGCTGAACGCTATCAACTCGGAAGCATTTAAGCCATTCTTTCAGCTTTCGCCAAAAATGTGGACCATATTGGCCAAATTCTACGCGGGGGAATTCGATGCCTGTATGACCCTGTTGCGCGAAATCGAAAATCATGTTAGGCTGGATGTTTATTTGTCTCCCCATGTTAGTGCGCTTTACGATTTGATAATGGCCAGAATGCTGAAGAAAAGGAACAGGGAAGTTATGACGGAATCTGTGAAAAAGCGGAAATCAAGATAa